CACTGGTGAAGAAAAATAATAACTAATTAATATAAGTTATTTCTATAAACGATTATGAGTCAAATATGGTTAAAAGGCCTAACGCGTTCATACCGCTACAAGGCCTAACTGCTTAGCCCTACTATGATTGAGGAAACTAAAATTACCAGGAATTATCAGGTAACGATACCGGCAGCCATTAGGAGGAAACTTAGACTAAGAGTTGAGGATACGCTCATAGTTAGGCTTGAGGGTGATCGAATAATCCTAGAATCAAAGAGGAGGAGTATCACGGAGATAAGGATTAGGTTGAGGAAAAGGATAGATTGGAGGTATGTTGAGGAGACCATAAGGGAGGTAACTGAGAAGGAGTAGTATGAGTTTCGTAATTGATATAATAATTAATTAATTCTGTTGATATTTAATAACGATCAATAGAGCACAAAGACCTTAATACTTACTATAGTCCTTAACTACCCTGCCAAAATCGAGTACGTAATCAAAGGTCCCGTAAACACATCTAATGACCCTTCTCAGCCCCAACCTATAGAGTGGGTCAATATCGCTCCTATTATTGAACACCAGCGTGCAGGGACCAGCCCAAACACTCTTGGGAGCCAACCTATGCCTATACCTATCAACTAATTGAATCAATGGCTCAGCACCATCACCAGCCGGTGGAATAACCTTAAGGGCAAGCCTGGTGATTGGCAGTGGCTCGATCTTAGCGGGCTCCTCAGGCCTAATAACAGCGGTGACAAGCCTCAATCCCTCAGGTCTTTCTAGGAATCCATAGACCAAGTCAAAGCTCCTCTTAATATCGAGGACCGCGAATTTTTTAGGTACGCCCCATATTT
This is a stretch of genomic DNA from Vulcanisaeta moutnovskia 768-28. It encodes these proteins:
- a CDS encoding AbrB/MazE/SpoVT family DNA-binding domain-containing protein; the protein is MIEETKITRNYQVTIPAAIRRKLRLRVEDTLIVRLEGDRIILESKRRSITEIRIRLRKRIDWRYVEETIREVTEKE
- a CDS encoding acetoacetate decarboxylase family protein, with the translated sequence MTAQNKIKGKLPIKDLWSMPGNTPLFAKLPQYFPDAEVLQVFFEADPDGAAEVVPEDLELPVPTEAIITFFKFPFSTLGPYNEFAVDIKVLLDGQEKYYTAYNYVNSDVGLAAGREIWGVPKKFAVLDIKRSFDLVYGFLERPEGLRLVTAVIRPEEPAKIEPLPITRLALKVIPPAGDGAEPLIQLVDRYRHRLAPKSVWAGPCTLVFNNRSDIDPLYRLGLRRVIRCVYGTFDYVLDFGRVVKDYSKY